A window of the Mesoplasma florum L1 genome harbors these coding sequences:
- a CDS encoding DJ-1 family glyoxalase III gives MKKVAIILHKNFEESEAIVTIDILRRSEIIVDIYNIENKDFQVGSHNIIVKTEYNIQSLNSQNYDGIVIPGGPGVNELFDNEILLNLIKDFNDKNKMVSAICAAPQILGLAGIIDDIKIVKFPTSNKYLEKALVQEKDSIIDKNIVTGSSIGTVVPFALNIIEYLQGKEQKEKIRQQLVII, from the coding sequence ATGAAAAAAGTAGCAATAATTTTACATAAAAATTTTGAAGAATCAGAAGCTATTGTAACAATTGATATACTAAGAAGATCTGAAATTATTGTAGATATATACAATATTGAAAATAAAGATTTTCAAGTAGGTTCTCATAATATAATTGTAAAAACAGAATATAATATTCAATCGCTGAATTCACAAAATTATGATGGAATAGTTATACCTGGAGGACCAGGAGTAAATGAATTATTTGATAATGAAATTTTATTAAATTTAATAAAAGATTTTAATGATAAAAATAAAATGGTTAGTGCTATTTGCGCTGCACCACAAATTTTAGGTCTAGCTGGAATTATCGATGATATTAAAATAGTAAAATTCCCTACTTCTAATAAATACTTAGAAAAAGCTTTAGTTCAAGAAAAAGATAGTATTATAGACAAAAATATTGTTACTGGTTCAAGCATCGGAACAGTAGTTCCATTTGCCTTAAATATAATAGAATATCTACAAGGAAAAGAACAAAAAGAAAAAATTAGACAACAACTTGTAATTATTTAA
- a CDS encoding ABC transporter permease gives MDKFKNNLLFFKQSLKSIFKFRIQFLSILLLSFMSIVVLTSSLTIKDRLNDTYNSVVGDVEKFDYHVSDQMSFIKNQPSTNKVSKQLILSFLPVDSRTSVDQQETVNINFNSIYGRTFITEAFEKDNRMLNTFISNTFNEDSNNNWNAFSSNAFFWTTRMLLLESFYTDLDLYYNHNDSSVDYLNYVPIVSYINEIDDKSFIENDLNNIKTNLSTKKFDENINENNTVFTLNSLNNNESQTNDIIGIENKDIYLYASNAFSSAFAFIREFLNSSNWSFENENRGKAIFQFITGQDIQNNWNQSNVNQEWVVNEQNKLYDSVVTGDTKEKNYIYVSKDTNNSDVYAKIKSNGLKGKATPIVAFYDDEDKITKASTEYINLNPLSLNSNSLNDDWSGKFSAINNSNMSDQFFGNLFSERNIEWLTWSQSNYSLFEANSPWTNNISNNYRMFLKIAASYSNFNIEFRKEFNVFDNLNQIQYKAVILDEYNHTNLKILNDNEGGRLPLNHGEILVSEQYAKAHNIKNNSTIKIGPQVLTVVGIATDTFSYYPIVDENVPFPQYRNSAIIYGTEQTLFPIVENSQSTSKEQISNTNINYFLWSKDNSASKNFETFASFTPLSKNTKTFNESSYRMNWVLQPSIVSGLLIIMISISVIVGVISLLGVVIYIKKMVKANIKQIAILKAMGVNSFSIAKSYAAVGLIITFLVIPIGWMVGTSVQLIFIKMFIPYFSVQISQISISMVALLIGVFAFGFAVIILSILFAYIETREDVTLMLNKVGKVKQQAAIMNWINRVFANSKFTLRFSLIVSASAIRNTTTTAFVIFISSFLIFFGLSIPALVETTKNGYYNHLNYNNQHRFVENVYNAPLSKSTISYTEDLKTIDANYKTTSLMEYYSNPTYSYDSSFDVSPLSKYVYSKNQAGSGQITNTFKYIVNDSSNNAVYSTEIEENGNNTGLFQLITEQFGNNFANGIGSQFSVGMIDQALNVIMNSYYDATAYGTNAYSRINSDMDNLNKFNIITKNLTDAIPMILGAVLGGGSGESSGNWKEDILSIILKNVPPYVERYLQDPSRKEQYAFGYNVKKVTKNEDSLATSINVDTEEYKNMSFTGINPNQQAFDLNNEKIFVSDKTATEIEMLINNQWDMTKSISENGFVYYDAQTKTLTIPIMPNNQAKNKYHLSNNKVLQNESVFGNQLKFKSKNDSQFLSLPKQAWVYNDSDFLNSDYFKTNLNQKDSDSNIKSNRTGVISDQNYLDPANLDNNKFTYKIQYTGENENTSLDNNAYMFNDFAVDNNENGVSYVRPYYQYENIELFIPENLIGSVDEWANTTNNTPDKSKYFESDISGENIPKDVKHAWESMYSSAKDSKYIKIKPYSLSYKRTDYKNKGLANLLEKESNYVWYASAMRNNLFKQENDSVKYLNSNLNIDYKVVGTLNSYNTSMILMDQKMANILSNYSLAKKQDVKNNVFEDTPKVKAGQTITDNNGNKIVSEFDRYELHDDNKDIYLNDWTNMLSEGADSTQYTQYMWSNTKYSNVEESIDLTTGIWQSISENNGLLMLSQTPIGNISDGFVTSSIISSKLLSTEKELIKQITSLAIVLGSFFIIIVIITASLLIMLIGDIYIASLQRFMILMKSFGYSNWKTQKYSFGVVSVLAIFAWFISTLLATAAMSSVSIILASYGLAIPMALTWWPFIVSAVIIGLSFFGSLSVITRKIRKGDPAGLLSETHE, from the coding sequence ATGGACAAATTTAAAAATAATTTATTATTTTTTAAACAAAGTTTAAAATCTATATTTAAGTTTAGGATTCAATTCCTAAGTATTTTGTTATTGTCTTTTATGTCAATTGTAGTTTTAACAAGTTCATTAACAATAAAAGATAGACTTAATGATACTTATAATTCTGTTGTTGGAGATGTTGAAAAATTTGATTATCATGTTTCAGATCAAATGTCTTTTATTAAAAACCAACCTTCAACTAATAAAGTTTCAAAACAATTAATACTTAGTTTTTTACCAGTTGATTCAAGAACAAGTGTTGATCAACAAGAAACAGTAAACATTAACTTTAATTCAATATATGGAAGAACATTTATTACAGAAGCTTTTGAAAAAGACAATAGAATGCTTAATACTTTTATTTCAAATACTTTCAATGAAGATTCAAATAATAATTGAAATGCATTTTCATCAAATGCGTTTTTCTGAACTACAAGAATGTTGTTATTAGAAAGTTTTTATACCGATTTAGATCTTTACTATAACCATAACGATTCAAGTGTAGATTATTTAAATTACGTTCCTATAGTTAGTTATATAAATGAAATAGATGATAAAAGTTTTATAGAAAACGATTTAAATAATATAAAAACAAATCTTTCAACAAAAAAATTTGATGAAAACATAAACGAAAACAATACTGTTTTTACTCTTAATAGTCTAAATAACAATGAATCACAAACTAATGATATTATCGGAATTGAGAATAAAGACATTTATTTATATGCATCAAATGCATTTTCAAGTGCTTTTGCTTTTATCAGAGAATTTTTAAATAGTTCTAATTGAAGTTTTGAAAATGAAAATAGAGGAAAAGCTATTTTTCAATTTATAACAGGTCAAGATATTCAAAATAACTGAAATCAATCAAATGTAAACCAAGAGTGAGTAGTTAATGAGCAAAATAAATTGTATGATTCTGTAGTTACAGGAGATACAAAAGAAAAAAACTATATATATGTATCAAAAGATACAAATAATTCTGATGTGTATGCAAAAATTAAGAGTAATGGTTTAAAGGGTAAAGCAACCCCAATTGTTGCGTTTTATGATGATGAAGATAAAATTACAAAAGCTTCAACTGAATATATTAATTTAAACCCTTTAAGTTTAAATTCAAATAGTTTAAATGATGATTGAAGTGGTAAATTTAGTGCAATCAATAACTCTAACATGTCTGATCAGTTTTTTGGTAATTTGTTTTCAGAAAGAAATATTGAATGATTAACTTGAAGTCAAAGCAATTACTCTTTATTTGAAGCTAATAGCCCATGAACAAACAATATTTCAAATAATTATAGAATGTTCTTAAAAATTGCAGCATCTTACTCTAATTTTAATATTGAATTTAGAAAAGAGTTTAATGTATTTGATAATTTAAATCAAATTCAATATAAAGCAGTAATACTTGATGAATATAATCATACTAACCTGAAAATATTAAATGATAATGAGGGTGGTAGATTACCTTTAAATCATGGTGAAATATTAGTTTCTGAACAATATGCAAAAGCACATAATATTAAAAATAATTCAACTATAAAAATAGGACCTCAAGTTTTAACTGTAGTTGGTATTGCTACTGATACGTTTTCTTACTATCCAATAGTTGATGAAAATGTGCCATTTCCTCAATATAGAAACTCAGCTATTATATATGGAACTGAACAAACATTGTTCCCAATTGTTGAAAATTCACAATCAACTTCAAAAGAACAAATATCTAATACTAATATTAATTATTTCCTATGATCTAAAGACAATAGTGCTAGCAAAAACTTTGAAACCTTTGCATCATTCACTCCGTTATCAAAAAATACTAAAACTTTTAATGAATCAAGTTATAGAATGAACTGAGTGCTTCAACCATCAATAGTTTCAGGGTTATTAATAATCATGATTTCAATATCTGTTATTGTTGGTGTTATATCATTATTGGGAGTTGTAATTTACATTAAAAAAATGGTTAAAGCAAATATAAAACAAATAGCAATATTAAAGGCTATGGGAGTAAATTCATTCTCAATAGCAAAATCATATGCTGCTGTTGGTTTAATTATAACTTTCTTAGTTATACCTATTGGTTGAATGGTTGGAACATCAGTACAGTTAATATTTATTAAAATGTTTATTCCATATTTTAGTGTACAGATTTCTCAAATATCAATCTCAATGGTTGCTTTATTAATTGGTGTATTTGCATTTGGTTTTGCTGTAATTATTTTATCAATATTATTTGCTTACATTGAAACAAGAGAAGATGTAACTTTAATGTTAAACAAGGTTGGTAAAGTAAAACAACAAGCTGCAATAATGAATTGAATTAATAGAGTTTTTGCAAATTCAAAATTCACATTAAGATTCAGTTTAATTGTAAGTGCATCAGCAATTAGAAATACAACAACAACTGCATTTGTAATTTTCATTTCATCATTCTTGATTTTCTTCGGATTGTCAATTCCGGCTTTAGTTGAAACAACTAAAAATGGTTACTATAACCATTTGAACTATAACAACCAACATAGATTTGTAGAAAATGTATATAACGCGCCATTGTCAAAATCGACAATTAGTTATACTGAAGATTTGAAAACCATCGACGCGAACTATAAAACTACATCTTTAATGGAATATTATTCAAATCCAACATATAGTTATGATTCATCATTTGATGTTTCTCCACTATCTAAATATGTTTATTCAAAAAACCAAGCTGGTAGTGGGCAAATTACAAATACATTTAAATATATTGTTAATGATTCAAGTAACAATGCAGTTTATTCAACAGAAATTGAAGAAAATGGTAATAACACAGGATTATTCCAATTAATCACTGAACAATTTGGTAACAACTTTGCAAATGGTATAGGTTCACAATTTAGTGTTGGTATGATAGATCAAGCGCTAAACGTTATTATGAACTCTTATTATGATGCAACAGCTTATGGCACAAACGCTTATTCTAGAATAAATAGTGACATGGATAACTTAAATAAATTTAATATCATAACAAAAAACTTAACAGATGCAATACCAATGATACTTGGTGCTGTTTTGGGTGGGGGTTCTGGAGAATCAAGCGGTAATTGAAAAGAAGATATTTTATCAATTATTTTAAAAAATGTTCCACCTTATGTAGAGAGATATTTACAAGACCCTTCACGTAAAGAACAATATGCTTTTGGATATAATGTTAAAAAAGTAACTAAAAATGAAGATTCATTAGCAACAAGCATCAATGTTGATACTGAAGAATATAAAAATATGAGTTTTACAGGAATAAACCCTAATCAACAAGCATTTGATCTAAACAATGAAAAAATATTTGTAAGTGATAAAACAGCTACTGAAATTGAAATGTTAATAAATAATCAATGAGATATGACAAAATCAATTTCAGAAAATGGCTTTGTTTATTATGATGCTCAAACAAAAACTTTAACAATTCCTATAATGCCAAACAATCAAGCAAAAAATAAATATCATTTATCAAATAACAAGGTTTTACAAAATGAAAGTGTATTTGGAAATCAATTAAAATTTAAATCAAAAAATGATAGTCAATTTTTAAGCTTGCCAAAACAAGCTTGAGTATATAATGATTCAGATTTCTTGAATTCTGATTACTTTAAAACTAATTTAAATCAAAAAGATAGTGACTCAAATATTAAAAGTAATAGAACTGGTGTAATAAGCGATCAAAACTATTTAGATCCTGCTAATCTTGATAACAATAAATTTACTTATAAAATTCAATATACTGGTGAAAATGAAAATACATCATTAGATAATAATGCTTATATGTTTAATGATTTTGCTGTTGATAACAATGAGAATGGTGTAAGTTATGTTAGGCCATACTATCAATATGAAAATATTGAGTTATTTATTCCAGAAAACTTAATTGGTTCAGTTGATGAATGAGCTAATACAACAAACAATACACCTGATAAATCAAAATACTTTGAATCAGATATTAGTGGTGAAAATATACCAAAAGATGTTAAACATGCTTGAGAAAGTATGTACTCATCAGCAAAAGACTCAAAATATATTAAAATCAAACCTTATTCTTTAAGTTATAAAAGAACAGATTATAAAAACAAAGGTTTAGCAAACTTGTTAGAAAAAGAATCTAATTATGTTTGATATGCAAGTGCCATGAGAAATAATTTATTTAAGCAAGAAAATGATTCTGTTAAGTATTTAAATTCAAACTTAAATATAGATTACAAAGTTGTTGGAACATTAAATTCTTACAACACAAGTATGATCTTAATGGATCAAAAGATGGCTAATATTCTTTCAAATTATTCTCTAGCAAAAAAACAAGATGTTAAAAATAATGTTTTTGAAGATACTCCAAAAGTTAAAGCAGGACAAACTATAACAGATAATAATGGAAATAAAATTGTCAGTGAATTTGATAGATATGAATTACATGATGATAACAAAGATATTTATTTAAATGATTGAACTAATATGTTATCTGAAGGTGCAGACTCAACACAATATACTCAATACATGTGAAGTAATACAAAATATTCAAATGTTGAAGAATCGATTGATTTAACAACTGGTATATGACAAAGTATTTCAGAAAACAATGGATTATTAATGTTAAGTCAAACACCAATTGGAAATATATCTGATGGATTTGTAACAAGCAGTATTATAAGTTCTAAACTTCTTTCAACTGAAAAAGAATTAATTAAACAAATAACAAGTCTAGCTATTGTTTTAGGTTCATTCTTTATTATAATTGTAATTATCACGGCATCGTTATTAATAATGTTAATCGGAGATATCTACATTGCTTCGCTACAAAGGTTTATGATATTAATGAAGTCATTCGGATATTCAAACTGAAAAACCCAGAAATATTCATTTGGTGTAGTTAGTGTATTAGCAATATTTGCATGATTTATATCAACATTATTAGCAACTGCAGCAATGTCTTCAGTTTCAATAATTCTAGCTTCATACGGACTTGCAATACCAATGGCACTAACTTGATGACCATTTATTGTTTCTGCAGTTATTATCGGATTATCTTTCTTTGGAAGTCTATCTGTTATAACTAGAAAAATAAGAAAAGGTGACCCTGCAGGATTATTAAGTGAAACTCATGAATAA
- a CDS encoding FtsX-like permease family protein, translating into MKKTSNWLLFKQGLKGIFKFKIQFVIILILSFLSIFILTTSISLRDRLNHTYNEVVKSVDKFDYEYDDEFFGISGGVTSNNVSQNPMIMFVEPESYSTINGGSKTFNISFNEIYGGKTFITEAFLDQNMKNTYYANNEEVGWDLNSKDFMVKTRNILLNYFYGDLVSALDGQETESSLNLQKTPIFAYASTLNKDEIKSDYEVIKRYESIEPINIYEIKQKDLFYFSTIAFSSIGAYISEINNTYNLSNSTNRLAEKTYEIITGNSLREKPIDTNFIVNEENKYSLRVTNSTNSDALISINSNSRIDIESAIQKNGLKGISTPTFFQNNNKTNKIINLNSFKLQSSANGDDWSARLTAFNSTKIEENLFNNLMNNSNYDWILQGKNYTNTNTNTNTNDEVANILSFTYKMQSDIATIASNVETEFRKEFSVFDNSSQVEYKAVVLDEMKHSNLKILNPDKGGRMPIAKGEILISEQFARARRIPLFSDLKVGAQNFTVIGYATDTFSYYPVVNDDLPIPQPKNTGIIYASQETLKSLFEDTPSSNAEKIAKTYAKRFIWTNEKSDIDLFNYLFAPSQKAKTFAESVYRFSWDLQPQVVLAYSLFTIIISLIIGVIALSGLLISLKKSIKANTKQIGILKALGVEPHNIALSYIAQSVIIAIFIIPLSWGIGLLVQSGFVHLFIPYFSIQLYQIQVSVLPLIIGFIFFGFLSVMVSFLVAWRLTNKPVIEILRVEETKKSHSWILNKMKNTIFSKSKFTLKFSITLASTNRRNIYLMTVVIFITSFLVSIGFTIPATVRTAESAYYKNVEYSNSYNYVENVSNSPLSKGTISYSKDPSAIDKDYTKHGDIYSYSNPSNYFESTYDSSPISKYLYNGMDANNKPVYSNTIKYLVSDSANLPSNIEGETEAKSGLFQIITEQFGNNFANGIGSQFSIGTIEQIYGLLSSSLYDATTLNPETNSAQETYLNDALVQKKYDVITKNLTQAIPMILGSILGSGTSGDEKDWKEQILSVIASSAPAFVQSYIQNPSRVEQYGFGYNVKKIYKDSETFATNIQVSNNENNIKLTGLEQNQKAFTINNSLQNKLFVSEETLNKLNNVFNGTKYDSDIEENGFKYYDHETNTVNVPILPNKQALNSYGLNKNNTIDNIFTKQQQILFEHKNGENITYDVLPKEAWIYDDSDFVNSNYFNSSFIKGSENANTVMNDRTGTYETDKNYLSLYDLDNNKFTYKYLYDKNNILQKDSYLFNDFAVKNNEGISYVRPYYEYSNIKLFLPKALLNEEKKNGINKWANYNQKDGVVTDGYFKDNVSVNDIPSATKKAWESTYGIDASSDGYIMIKPYSLEYSLSKEESINRGLANIVDGQPLWFLDAMRANLFKQEAAQVKYANTDLKVNLKSVGSLDSYNGSLTIVDQGLANLIGNFSISKKYDVNYNFFEPEIVVKAGDTINANGVSFISSYDKYKLHNESEDLYVSDYTKMLNGGASSLNYTQMMWNNAKFSNIDEPVDLTTGFLQTTQENNGILLLSQVPISNISKENLRLQVADQKLLSIEKDLIAQISQLAISIAMLIIVSVIITSSLLIILIGDIYITHYERFMILMKSFGYSNWKVQKYSFGTVTILSIIGWIIATLLACGLIALIMFMLKMSGLAVPFIISWWPFVASLAVVSISYFGSLILISKKVRKGDPAGLLMETHE; encoded by the coding sequence AACAACTTCTATTTCTTTAAGAGATAGATTGAACCACACATACAATGAAGTTGTAAAAAGTGTTGACAAGTTCGACTATGAATATGACGATGAATTTTTTGGTATATCTGGTGGAGTTACATCAAATAATGTTTCACAAAATCCAATGATAATGTTTGTAGAACCAGAATCATATTCAACAATTAATGGAGGTTCTAAAACTTTTAATATTTCTTTTAATGAAATATATGGTGGTAAAACTTTTATAACTGAAGCATTTTTAGATCAAAATATGAAAAATACTTATTATGCTAATAATGAAGAAGTTGGGTGAGATCTAAACAGTAAAGATTTCATGGTAAAAACTAGAAATATTTTATTAAATTACTTTTATGGTGATTTAGTTTCAGCTTTAGATGGTCAAGAAACAGAAAGTTCTCTAAATTTACAAAAAACACCAATTTTTGCATATGCATCAACTTTAAACAAAGATGAAATAAAATCAGATTATGAAGTTATCAAAAGATATGAGTCAATAGAACCTATAAATATATACGAAATTAAACAAAAAGATTTATTTTATTTTTCAACTATAGCATTTAGTAGTATTGGAGCTTATATTTCTGAAATAAATAATACTTATAATTTGAGCAATAGTACAAATCGTCTAGCAGAAAAAACATATGAAATAATCACAGGTAACAGTTTAAGAGAAAAACCTATTGATACTAATTTTATAGTTAATGAAGAAAATAAATATTCTCTAAGAGTAACTAATTCAACAAATAGTGATGCTTTAATAAGTATTAATTCAAACTCTAGAATAGATATTGAAAGTGCTATACAAAAAAATGGATTAAAAGGTATATCTACTCCAACATTTTTTCAAAATAATAATAAAACCAATAAAATTATAAATCTTAATTCGTTTAAATTACAATCATCAGCAAATGGTGATGATTGATCTGCTAGATTAACTGCATTTAATTCAACTAAAATTGAAGAAAACTTATTTAACAATTTAATGAATAATTCTAATTACGATTGAATTTTACAAGGTAAGAATTATACGAATACGAATACGAATACGAATACGAATGATGAAGTTGCTAATATATTATCTTTTACTTATAAAATGCAATCTGATATTGCAACAATTGCTTCAAATGTAGAAACAGAATTTAGGAAAGAATTTTCAGTATTTGATAATTCTTCACAAGTTGAATACAAAGCTGTTGTTTTAGATGAAATGAAACATTCAAACTTAAAAATACTAAATCCCGATAAGGGAGGAAGAATGCCAATTGCAAAAGGTGAGATATTAATTTCTGAACAATTTGCTAGAGCCAGAAGAATACCTTTATTTTCAGATTTAAAAGTTGGAGCACAAAACTTTACTGTTATTGGATATGCTACAGATACATTTTCATATTATCCTGTTGTAAATGATGATTTACCAATACCACAGCCTAAAAATACAGGGATTATTTATGCATCGCAAGAGACATTAAAATCTTTGTTTGAGGATACGCCTTCTTCAAATGCAGAAAAAATTGCTAAAACATATGCAAAAAGATTTATTTGAACAAATGAAAAATCAGATATTGATTTATTCAATTATTTATTTGCTCCATCTCAAAAAGCAAAAACATTTGCTGAATCTGTATACAGATTCTCTTGAGACTTACAGCCTCAAGTTGTATTAGCTTATAGTTTATTTACTATTATAATTTCACTAATAATAGGTGTAATAGCATTATCTGGTTTATTAATATCCCTTAAAAAATCAATTAAAGCGAATACAAAACAAATAGGTATTTTAAAAGCATTAGGTGTAGAACCACATAATATTGCTTTATCTTATATAGCTCAATCAGTTATTATTGCTATATTTATAATTCCTTTAAGTTGAGGTATAGGATTATTGGTTCAATCTGGTTTTGTACATTTATTTATTCCATATTTTAGTATTCAATTGTATCAAATTCAAGTTTCTGTATTACCCCTTATTATAGGTTTCATATTCTTTGGATTCTTATCTGTTATGGTTTCATTCTTAGTTGCATGAAGACTAACAAATAAACCAGTTATTGAAATTTTAAGAGTTGAAGAAACTAAAAAATCTCATTCTTGAATTTTAAATAAAATGAAAAATACTATTTTTAGCAAATCTAAATTTACTTTGAAATTCAGTATAACTTTAGCTTCAACAAATAGAAGAAATATATATTTAATGACAGTGGTTATTTTTATAACATCATTTTTAGTTTCAATTGGTTTCACTATTCCAGCAACCGTAAGAACAGCTGAGTCTGCATATTATAAAAATGTTGAATATTCAAATAGTTATAATTATGTTGAAAATGTGTCTAACTCACCATTATCTAAAGGCACAATAAGTTATTCAAAAGACCCTAGTGCAATAGACAAAGATTATACTAAACATGGAGACATCTATTCGTATTCAAATCCTTCAAATTATTTTGAATCAACGTATGATTCATCACCAATTTCTAAGTACTTATATAATGGAATGGATGCTAATAATAAACCTGTATATTCAAACACAATTAAGTATTTAGTTTCAGATTCAGCAAACTTGCCTTCAAACATTGAAGGTGAAACTGAAGCTAAATCAGGGTTATTCCAAATTATTACAGAACAATTTGGAAATAACTTTGCAAACGGAATTGGTTCGCAATTTTCAATTGGGACAATTGAACAAATTTATGGTCTTTTATCAAGTTCACTTTATGATGCAACTACACTAAATCCTGAAACAAATAGTGCGCAAGAAACATATCTAAATGATGCCTTAGTTCAAAAGAAATATGATGTTATTACTAAAAACTTAACTCAAGCTATACCAATGATATTAGGAAGTATCTTAGGATCAGGGACATCTGGTGATGAAAAAGATTGAAAAGAACAAATACTTTCAGTTATAGCATCATCTGCTCCAGCTTTTGTTCAAAGTTATATTCAAAACCCATCAAGAGTTGAACAATATGGATTTGGATATAATGTTAAAAAAATATATAAAGATAGTGAAACTTTTGCAACTAATATTCAAGTTTCAAATAATGAAAATAATATTAAATTAACAGGTCTAGAGCAAAATCAAAAAGCCTTTACTATAAACAATAGTTTACAAAATAAACTTTTTGTAAGTGAAGAAACTTTAAATAAATTAAATAACGTATTTAATGGTACAAAATATGATTCTGATATTGAAGAAAATGGCTTTAAATATTATGATCATGAAACAAACACAGTAAATGTGCCAATTTTACCAAACAAGCAAGCTTTAAACTCATATGGATTAAATAAAAATAATACAATTGATAATATTTTTACAAAACAACAACAAATTTTATTCGAACATAAAAATGGAGAGAATATAACATATGATGTTCTACCAAAAGAAGCTTGAATATATGATGATTCTGATTTTGTTAACTCAAATTACTTTAACAGTTCTTTTATTAAAGGTAGTGAAAACGCTAATACAGTAATGAATGATAGAACAGGAACATATGAAACAGACAAAAATTATTTAAGTTTATATGATTTAGATAATAATAAGTTTACATATAAATATTTATATGACAAGAACAATATACTTCAAAAAGACAGCTATTTATTCAATGATTTTGCTGTTAAAAATAATGAAGGAATTTCATATGTTAGACCATATTATGAATACTCAAATATTAAATTGTTTTTACCTAAAGCATTATTAAATGAAGAGAAAAAAAATGGAATTAATAAATGAGCAAATTACAATCAAAAAGATGGTGTAGTTACTGATGGATATTTTAAAGACAATGTTAGTGTAAATGACATTCCATCAGCCACTAAAAAAGCGTGAGAATCAACTTATGGAATTGATGCTAGTTCTGATGGTTATATAATGATAAAACCTTATTCATTAGAGTATAGTTTATCTAAAGAAGAATCTATTAATAGAGGATTAGCAAATATTGTAGATGGACAACCTTTATGATTTCTTGATGCAATGAGAGCAAACTTATTTAAACAAGAAGCAGCTCAAGTTAAATACGCAAATACTGATTTAAAAGTTAATTTAAAATCAGTTGGAAGTCTTGATTCATATAATGGTAGTTTAACTATTGTTGATCAAGGATTAGCTAACTTAATTGGTAATTTCTCAATTAGCAAAAAATATGATGTTAATTATAATTTCTTTGAACCTGAAATTGTTGTTAAAGCAGGAGATACAATCAATGCTAATGGTGTATCATTTATATCTAGCTATGATAAATATAAATTACATAATGAAAGCGAAGATTTATATGTTTCAGATTATACAAAAATGTTAAATGGTGGAGCTAGCTCACTTAATTACACACAAATGATGTGAAACAATGCTAAATTTTCTAATATTGATGAACCAGTTGATCTAACTACTGGATTCCTTCAAACAACACAAGAGAACAATGGTATTCTACTTTTATCACAAGTCCCAATTAGTAATATATCTAAAGAAAATTTAAGATTACAAGTAGCTGATCAAAAATTATTAAGCATTGAAAAAGACTTAATTGCACAAATTTCTCAATTAGCAATTTCAATTGCCATGTTAATTATTGTAAGTGTTATTATAACCTCTTCGTTATTGATTATATTAATTGGAGATATTTACATAACGCATTATGAAAGATTTATGATTTTAATGAAATCATTTGGTTATTCAAACTGAAAAGTTCAGAAATACTCATTTGGAACTGTAACTATTTTATCTATTATTGGATGAATAATAGCTACATTATTAGCATGTGGATTAATAGCATTAATTATGTTCATGCTTAAAATGTCAGGGCTTGCTGTTCCATTCATTATTTCATGATGACCATTTGTTGCCAGTTTAGCTGTTGTTTCTATTTCTTATTTTGGAAGTTTAATTTTAATTTCTAAAAAAGTAAGAAAAGGTGATCCAGCAGGTCTATTGATGGAAACTCATGAATAA